One segment of Anopheles stephensi strain Indian chromosome 3, UCI_ANSTEP_V1.0, whole genome shotgun sequence DNA contains the following:
- the LOC118508986 gene encoding probable cyclin-dependent serine/threonine-protein kinase DDB_G0292550 isoform X3 — protein MLPVINCQAVTSVLDPVTGHISTVLTTTTAANSQQQQQPLLGGGDSSPTAATNKKPSYLNLACCVNGYSNLTTYDSKLRQDINKSREVSPSRPIIATLHYNRTDSGTGGHLLTAPTLSYVSMNNTINNNNNYSGSATGIGGGGNRMLKMNGAGVVNGGGVGRMRGINGSVMSPPGGGAGTDMTDNAASLGMFNGNGSFVGSMRSKVISSQSQISSHARDDVQAQLMTPKKSFIQQRVEKLYGASDVVVLNKQNYSSSERKYLNNIANENNGGTPVKMMVPHHGMAGQHPASIGTGAARNGVTNGTDSLRHVPNGTHGAATFGSVDENNKHINGGAGEDADVDSLPVLRHLRPEFRAQLQIFSPKKVPKSSPNRTLNSNGNVTHANGNTAEEHANLPNPVSKRYTSNGNSYTDHIEQLSLSREEDHRHHKNRNGTDGTTTTHRSTMVMKSAQLSSHTTRTTTTTNGTLSSNNGRLAEQEDTALNSSSRHHSNASTRSADPPQTDDAMVEQHHRHEAASQCPHSSTGSASSSVSSSTVIVEEKMRSLVVVSSTSADDCGVGRMSTSDGSSAATTTTTVPDEQNALTAVATSVIESGKQQNDSVQPSSHSTTNNNVSNGLVNVPAACAKDHELCALDKSGSGEIVNCDSSNGEQLAVTADSMRTSNGGGGGDSTMVTMAGVEHPDANHHSSNRPAPTSSLTEPSTNGTNSSNNNNNNVLDGNHFLRILKTEQKRLGTMADEVEKEINQLKADGTVVLGEDINGYILVAVGKARLLCSQKMKQFEDLCYTNLNQSPDEKFQTTGEDLRGFWDMVMLQVNNVDASFAEIDSFRENGWRKPIPKSPPPPARNGTAGPRTKLVKRPYKTQTTASNGGSTVTVDGGSNGVEAKKASAALAAAKREAQRKQLMEMKRKQKLANSQQQPAAVEIFAPANEEQPARNGDDSSTVGSVLVDTS, from the exons ATGCTACCGGTAATTAACTGCCAGGCTGTCACGAGCGTACTAGATCCGGTAACCGGTCACATCAGTACCGTTCTTACGACGACCACAGCCGCCAattcgcagcagcagcagcagcccctGCTAGGCGGTGGAGACAGTTCCCCTACAGCAGCAACGAACAAGAAACCGAGCTATCTGAATCTGGCCTGCTGCGTCAATGGGTACTCGAACCTGACGACGTACGATTCGAAACTCCGCCAGGACATTAACAAGTCGCGCGAAGTTTCCCCAAGCCGTCCTATCATTGCCACGCTGCACTACAACCGAACCGATTCCGGTACCGGTGGGCATCTGCTGACGGCGCCCACGCTGAGCTACGTTAGCATGAAcaacaccatcaacaacaacaacaattacaGCGGAAGTGCGACAGGGattggcggtggtggtaatCGAATGCTCAAAATGAACGGAGCGGGTGTAGtgaacggtggtggtgtgggaaGAATGCGAGGAATCAATGGATCCGTGATGTCACCGCCCGGCGGCGGCGCAGGTACCGATATGACCGATAATGCAGCATCGCTCGGAATGTTTAACGGAAATGGCAGTTTTGTCGGCAGCATGAGATCGAAGGTGATTTCCTCGCAGTCACAGATCAGCAGCCACGCGCGGGACGATGTTCAAGCGCAGCTGATGACACCGAAGAAGAGTTTTATCCAGCAGCGGGTCGAGAAGCTGTACGGTGCGAGTGATGTGGTGGTGCTAAACAAACAGAactacagcagcagcgaacGCAAGTACCTCAACAATATTGCGAACGAAAATAACGGTGGTACGCCGGTGAAGATGATGGTGCCTCATCATGGTATGGCCGGACAGCATCCGGCATCGATCGGGACTGGAGCAGCCCGAAATGGTGTGACCAATGGAACGGATAGTCTGCGGCACGTGCCAAACGGTACGCATGGTGCTGCtacgttcggttcggtggacgaaaacaacaaacacatcaaTGGTGGCGCCGGTGAGGATGCGGATGTGGACTCGTTACCAGTGTTGCGGCACCTGCGGCCCGAGTTTCGTGCACAGTTGCAAATTTTTTCACCGAAAAAAGTACCGAAATCATCACCAAATCGCACGCTCAACAGCAACGGCAATGTGACGCATGCGAATGGAAACACTGCGGAAGAGCATGCCAATCTGCCAAACCCGGTGTCGAAGCGCTACACCTCGAATGGCAACAGCTACACCGATCACATCGAGCAGCTAAGTCTTTCGCGGGAGGAAGATCACCGTCACCACAAGAATCGAAACGGTACGGAtggtacgacgacgacgcatcgatcgacgatggtgaTGAAGAGTGCTCAACTTTCTTCGCATACAACacgcaccaccactaccaccaacggCACGCTGTCGAGCAACAATGGACGGCTTGCTGAGCAGGAAGATACTGCgctaaacagcagcagccgtcaCCATAGTAACGCTAGTACACGTTCCGCGGATCCACCGCAAACCGACGACGCAATGGTGGAGCAGCATCATCGTCACGAAGCAGCGTCACAGTGCCCCCACAGTTCTACCGGCAGTGCGTCGTCGTCCGTATCGTCATCGACGGTGATAGTGGAGGAAAAGATGCGCTCGCTGGTAGTGGTGTCGTCGACTAGCGCTGACGATTGCGGTGTTGGTCGAATGTCGACTTCCGACGGCAGTagcgccgccaccaccaccaccaccgtacctGACGAGCAAAACGCGTTGACAGCAGTCGCGACGAGTGTGATCGAAAGCGGTAAGCAGCAGAACGACAGTGTCCAACCAAGCAGCCACAGCACCACCAATAACAACGTTAGCAACGGGCTTGTGAACGTACCTGCGGCTTGTGCAAAGGACCACGAGCTTTGTGCTCTTGACAAATCGGGCAGTGGAGAAATTGTAAATTGTGATAGTAGTAACGGCGAGCAGCTGGCCGTGACCGCGGATAGTATGCGCACCTCgaacggtggtggcggcggcgacAGTACGATGGTGACGATGGCTGGCGTAGAACATCCAGATGCGAACCACCATTCAAGTAATAGGCCAGCGCCAACATCCTCCCTAACCGAACCATCCACGAAtggcaccaacagcagcaataataataataataatgtgcTCGATGGCAACCATTTCCTGCGGATTCTAAAAACCGAACAGAAGCGGCTGGGAACAATGGCTGACGAGGTGGAGAAGGAAATCAATCAGCTGAAG GCTGACGGTACTGTGGTGCTCGGAGAGGACATAAACGGATACATTCTGGTTGCCGTTGGCAAGGCGCGTCTGCTATGCTCgcagaaaatgaaacaatttgaAG ACTTATGTTACACGAACCTAAACCAATCGCCGGACGAAAAATTCCAAACGACGGGCGAAGATTTAAGAGGATTCTGGGACATGGTGATGCTGCAGGTAAACAACGTTGACGCCAGCTTTGCCGAAATTGATTCGTTCCGGGAAAACGGTTGGCGG AAACCGATTCCAAAGAGTCCACCACCGCCCGCCCGCAATGGCACGGCTGGCCCCCGTACCAAGCTGGTGAAGCGTCCGTACAAAACGCAGACAACCGCATCGAACGGTGGTTCCACCGTGACAGTGGACGGCGGCAGCAACGGTGTCGAAGCAAAGAAGGCGTCCGCCGCGTTGGCGGCCGCCAAACGGGAAGCGCAACGGAAGCAGCTGATGGAAATGAAGCGCAAGCAGAAGCTGGCCAACAGCCAACAGCAGCCGGCGGCGGTAGAAATCTTTGCCCCAGCGAATGAGGAACAACCAGCGCGAAACGGTGATGACAGCAGCACCGTCGGGTCGGTGCTGGTCGATACGAGTTGA